The following DNA comes from Amycolatopsis solani.
GCGGTGAGCGTGCTTCGTGCCGATCTTGCTCTTGACCTGGGTGACCTTGAGCTGAGCCATGTCAGACCCCCTGGCCGGCACGCTGGCGCAGCATCCGGGCCGGGGCGACGTCCTCGAGCGGCAGGCCACGGCGGGCCGCAACCTCTTCGGGACGCTGCAGGCCCTTGAGGGCCGCCACGGTCGCGTGCACGATGTTGATCGCGTTGTCGGAGCCGAGCGACTTCGACAGCACGTCGTGGACACCCGCGCACTCCAGCACCGCGCGCACCGGGCCACCGGCGATGACGCCGGTACCGGCGGACGCCGGACGGAGCAGCACGACACCGGCGGCTTCCTCACCCTGGATCGGGTGCGGGATGGTGCCGCCGACGCGCGGGACGCGGAAGAAGTTCTTCTTCGCTTCCTCGACGCCCTTGGCGATGGCCGCGGGAACTTCCTTGGCCTTGCCGTAGCCGACGCCGACCTGACCGTCGCCGTCGCCGACGACCACCAGGGCCGTGAAGCTGAAGCGACGACCACCCTTGACGACCTTGGCGACGCGGTTGATCGTCACGACCTTTTCGAGGTGCGGGGTCTTGTCCTGGGCCGCCCCGCCACGACCGCTGTCGCGCCGGTCACGGCGGTCGCGACGGTCACCGCGGTCGTTGCCGCCCTGCCCGCCGGGTCCACCCTGGCCGCCGCCGAATTGCCGTGTACGTCCCGGCATCAGGCTTTCCTTCCGTTAACAAGCTTCTGCATCGTCAGAACTCCAACCCCGCCTCGCGGGCGGCGTCGGCGAGCGCGGCGATGCGGCCGTGGTAGGCGTTGCCGCCACGGTCGAACACCACAGCCGAGATCCCGGCCTCCTTGGCACGCGCGGCGACGAGTTCCCCGACCTTGGCGGCCTTGGCCTTCTTGTCGCCGTCGAACGTCCGCAGGTCCGCCTCGAGGGTGGACGCCGAGACCAGCGTGTGGCCGGCCAGGTCGTCGATCACCTGCACGGCGATGTGCCGCGAGGACCGCTTGACGACCAGGCGCGGACGCTGGTCCGTGCCCGAAACCTTCTTGCGGAGGCGGAAGTGCCGACGGGCCTTCGCGACGCGGCGGCGGGTCGAGATGTCCTTGCCCACCGGCTTGCGCTTCGTAGTCGTGTCGCTCATGATCACTTACCCGTCTTTCCGACCTTGCGGCGGATCTTCTCGCCCTCGTACCGCAGGCCCTTGCCCTTGTACGGGTCCGGGCGCCGCAGCCGGCGGATGACCGCCGAGATCTGGCCGACCTTCTGCTTGTCGATGCCGGAGACCGAGAACCGGGTCGGGCTCTCCACCTTGAAGGTGATGCCTTCCGGCGCCTCGATCTTCACCGGGTGCGAGTAGCCGAGGGCGAACTCGAGGTCCGAGCCCTTGGCCTGCACGCGGTAACCGACACCGTGGATCTCGAGCTTCTTCTCGTAGCCCGAGGTCACGCCCACCACCAGGTTGTTCACCAGGGTGCGGGTGAGGCCGTGCAGAGCCTTGCTGGTGCGCTCGTCGTCCGGGC
Coding sequences within:
- the rplR gene encoding 50S ribosomal protein L18 is translated as MSDTTTKRKPVGKDISTRRRVAKARRHFRLRKKVSGTDQRPRLVVKRSSRHIAVQVIDDLAGHTLVSASTLEADLRTFDGDKKAKAAKVGELVAARAKEAGISAVVFDRGGNAYHGRIAALADAAREAGLEF
- the rpsE gene encoding 30S ribosomal protein S5, whose protein sequence is MPGRTRQFGGGQGGPGGQGGNDRGDRRDRRDRRDSGRGGAAQDKTPHLEKVVTINRVAKVVKGGRRFSFTALVVVGDGDGQVGVGYGKAKEVPAAIAKGVEEAKKNFFRVPRVGGTIPHPIQGEEAAGVVLLRPASAGTGVIAGGPVRAVLECAGVHDVLSKSLGSDNAINIVHATVAALKGLQRPEEVAARRGLPLEDVAPARMLRQRAGQGV
- the rplF gene encoding 50S ribosomal protein L6; its protein translation is MSRIGKLPVAVPSGVEVTIDGQHISVKGPKGTLEHTIAEPIKVERDEDGTLLVKRPDDERTSKALHGLTRTLVNNLVVGVTSGYEKKLEIHGVGYRVQAKGSDLEFALGYSHPVKIEAPEGITFKVESPTRFSVSGIDKQKVGQISAVIRRLRRPDPYKGKGLRYEGEKIRRKVGKTGK